Proteins encoded by one window of Microtus pennsylvanicus isolate mMicPen1 chromosome 18, mMicPen1.hap1, whole genome shotgun sequence:
- the Rpl13a gene encoding large ribosomal subunit protein uL13 isoform X3 has translation MNTNPSRGPYHFRAPSRIFWRTVRGMLPHKTKRGQAALERLKVLDGIPPPYDKKKRMVVPAALKVVRLKPTRKFAYLGRLAHEVGWKYQAVTATLEEKRKEKAKMHYRKKKQLLRLRKQAEKNVEKKICKFTEVLKTNGLLV, from the exons ATGAACACCAACCCCTCCCGAGGCCCCTACCATTTCCGAGCCCCGAGCCGCATTTTTTGGCGCACTGTGCGAG GCATGCTGCCCCACAAGACCAAGCgaggccaggctgccctggaacgcCTCAAGGTGTTGGATGGGATCCCTCCACCCTATGACAAG AAAAAGCGGATGGTGGTCCCTGCCGCCCTCAAGGTTGTGCGGCTGAAGCCTACCAGGAAG TTTGCTTACCTGGGGCGTCTGGCTCATGAGGTCGGGTGGAAGTACCAGGCAGTGACAGCCACTCTGGAGGAGAAGCGGAAGGAGAAGGCCAAGATGCACTACCGGAAGAAGAAGCAGCTCTTG AGGCTACGGAAACAGGCGGAAAAGAACGTGGAGAAGAAAATCTGCAAGTTCACAGAGGTCCTCAAGACCAATGGACTCCTTGTGTGA
- the Rpl13a gene encoding large ribosomal subunit protein uL13 isoform X1: MAEGQVCSASRAVLVLDGRGHLLGRLAAIVAKQVLLGRKVVVVRCEGINISGNFYRNKLKYLAFLRKRMNTNPSRGPYHFRAPSRIFWRTVRGMLPHKTKRGQAALERLKVLDGIPPPYDKKKRMVVPAALKVVRLKPTRKFAYLGRLAHEVGWKYQAVTATLEEKRKEKAKMHYRKKKQLLRLRKQAEKNVEKKICKFTEVLKTNGLLV; this comes from the exons ATGGCGGAGGGgcaggtctgctctgcttcccGGGCG GTTCTGGTGTTGGACGGCCGAGGCCATCTTCTGGGTCGCCTGGCGGCCATTGTGGCCAAGCAGGTACTGCTGG gcCGAAAGGTGGTCGTTGTTCGCTGTGAGGGCATCAATATTTCCGGAAACTTCTACAGAAACAAGT TGAAGTATCTGGCCTTTCTCCGAAAGCGGATGAACACCAACCCCTCCCGAGGCCCCTACCATTTCCGAGCCCCGAGCCGCATTTTTTGGCGCACTGTGCGAG GCATGCTGCCCCACAAGACCAAGCgaggccaggctgccctggaacgcCTCAAGGTGTTGGATGGGATCCCTCCACCCTATGACAAG AAAAAGCGGATGGTGGTCCCTGCCGCCCTCAAGGTTGTGCGGCTGAAGCCTACCAGGAAG TTTGCTTACCTGGGGCGTCTGGCTCATGAGGTCGGGTGGAAGTACCAGGCAGTGACAGCCACTCTGGAGGAGAAGCGGAAGGAGAAGGCCAAGATGCACTACCGGAAGAAGAAGCAGCTCTTG AGGCTACGGAAACAGGCGGAAAAGAACGTGGAGAAGAAAATCTGCAAGTTCACAGAGGTCCTCAAGACCAATGGACTCCTTGTGTGA
- the Rpl13a gene encoding large ribosomal subunit protein uL13 isoform X2 codes for MAEGQVLVLDGRGHLLGRLAAIVAKQVLLGRKVVVVRCEGINISGNFYRNKLKYLAFLRKRMNTNPSRGPYHFRAPSRIFWRTVRGMLPHKTKRGQAALERLKVLDGIPPPYDKKKRMVVPAALKVVRLKPTRKFAYLGRLAHEVGWKYQAVTATLEEKRKEKAKMHYRKKKQLLRLRKQAEKNVEKKICKFTEVLKTNGLLV; via the exons ATGGCGGAGGGgcag GTTCTGGTGTTGGACGGCCGAGGCCATCTTCTGGGTCGCCTGGCGGCCATTGTGGCCAAGCAGGTACTGCTGG gcCGAAAGGTGGTCGTTGTTCGCTGTGAGGGCATCAATATTTCCGGAAACTTCTACAGAAACAAGT TGAAGTATCTGGCCTTTCTCCGAAAGCGGATGAACACCAACCCCTCCCGAGGCCCCTACCATTTCCGAGCCCCGAGCCGCATTTTTTGGCGCACTGTGCGAG GCATGCTGCCCCACAAGACCAAGCgaggccaggctgccctggaacgcCTCAAGGTGTTGGATGGGATCCCTCCACCCTATGACAAG AAAAAGCGGATGGTGGTCCCTGCCGCCCTCAAGGTTGTGCGGCTGAAGCCTACCAGGAAG TTTGCTTACCTGGGGCGTCTGGCTCATGAGGTCGGGTGGAAGTACCAGGCAGTGACAGCCACTCTGGAGGAGAAGCGGAAGGAGAAGGCCAAGATGCACTACCGGAAGAAGAAGCAGCTCTTG AGGCTACGGAAACAGGCGGAAAAGAACGTGGAGAAGAAAATCTGCAAGTTCACAGAGGTCCTCAAGACCAATGGACTCCTTGTGTGA
- the Rps11 gene encoding small ribosomal subunit protein uS17 produces MADIQTERAYQKQPTIFQNKKRVLLGETGKEKLPRYYKNIGLGFKTPKEAIEGTYIDKKCPFTGNVSIRGRILSGVVTKMKMQRTIVIRRDYLHYIRKYNRFEKRHKNMSVHLSPCFRDVQIGDIVTVGECRPLSKTVRFNVLKVTKAAGTKKQFQKF; encoded by the exons ATGGCGGACATTCAG ACCGAACGTGCGTACCAAAAGCAGCCCACGATCTTCCAAAACAAGAAGCGTGTTCTGCTTGGAGAAACCGGCAAGGAAAAACTCCCTCGGTACTACAAGAACATCGGTCTAGGCTTCAAGACGCCCAAGGAG GCCATCGAGGGCACCTACATTGACAAGAAATGCCCGTTCACTGGCAACGTCTCCATCCGAGGTCGGATCCTGTCCG GTGTCGTGACCAAGATGAAGATGCAGAGGACCATTGTCATCCGCCGGGACTATCTTCATTACATCCGAAAGTACAATCGCTTTGAGAAACGCCACAAGAACATGTCCGTGCACCTGTCCCCCTGTTTCAG GGATGTACAGATCGGCGACATTGTTACTGTGGGAGAGTGCAGGCCCCTGAGCAAGACCGTGCGTTTCAATGTGCTCAAGGTCACCAAGGCCGCTGGCACCAAGAAGCAGTTCCAGAAGTTCTGA